A genomic stretch from Sulfuricurvum sp. includes:
- the potC gene encoding spermidine/putrescine ABC transporter permease PotC, whose amino-acid sequence MNFFKRLYIGFIFLFLYVPIFILILYSFNNSKYSLNWTGFTLKWYDKLFLNEELLDAAINSIMVATSSSLIATLLGTLGAIAFFRYTFFGKKFLNSIVFVLIISPEIVMGIALLLLFVLLNIELGFNSLLIAHISFSLPFVIVTVMSRLSGFDKNIIEAARDLGAHEFDIFRLIILPNIFPAVIAGFLLSFTLSLDDVIISFFVSGTDFEILPIKIFSMVRLGVSPEINALSAIMFGFTILIVALSQFLIREKTK is encoded by the coding sequence GTGAACTTTTTTAAACGACTCTATATTGGATTTATCTTTCTCTTTTTATATGTACCGATTTTTATTTTGATACTCTATTCGTTTAATAACTCCAAATACTCTTTAAATTGGACCGGTTTTACCCTCAAATGGTACGATAAACTTTTCCTCAATGAGGAATTATTAGATGCGGCTATCAACTCCATCATGGTGGCTACAAGCTCCTCTCTCATCGCAACCTTGCTTGGGACTCTTGGAGCTATCGCTTTTTTTCGTTATACCTTTTTTGGCAAAAAGTTTCTCAACTCTATTGTTTTTGTCCTCATCATCTCACCTGAGATTGTGATGGGTATTGCTTTATTGCTTTTGTTTGTCTTACTCAATATCGAGCTTGGATTCAACTCCCTCTTGATAGCCCATATCTCTTTTTCTCTCCCCTTTGTCATCGTTACGGTGATGAGCCGTTTAAGCGGCTTTGATAAAAACATCATCGAAGCAGCCCGTGATTTGGGAGCTCATGAATTTGATATTTTCAGACTCATCATCCTCCCCAACATTTTCCCAGCCGTCATTGCGGGATTTTTACTCAGTTTTACCCTCTCGCTTGATGATGTCATCATCAGTTTTTTTGTCAGCGGAACCGATTTTGAGATACTCCCTATCAAAATATTTTCTATGGTTCGTCTCGGTGTCAGCCCCGAAATTAATGCATTATCTGCTATTATGTTCGGCTTTACGATTCTTATTGTCGCACTATCTCAATTTTTAATCAGGGAGAAAACAAAATGA
- a CDS encoding type I restriction endonuclease subunit R, with translation MMAKNFISEDDIEQAILQKLNTHFGFELLNCYTAKPEELRDNSKRADKRDVILADRLTSACLRLNPTIPANIIESVVEKIMDRRGAMSSIAANRELDNLIRNGVPVSYDDAQGVKQNESVRLIDFNDSRTAEGANEYLAVSQLWIKSTGQSPKAAYRRPDVILYVNGLPIVFIELKNSNVKLRSAYDDNLTNYKNDIPQLFHTNAFCIFSNAIETKVGSFTAGWEHFFNWLRVDDEKEKVDRKQIAREGTSLEYAVAGLCQPYKLLDYVENFILFHKENSKIIAQNHQFIGVNNAYERFLNRKELDGKLGVFWHTQGSGKSFSMIFYARKIFRKVTGNFSFVVVTDRQDLDGQIYRNFVNTGTVTKQDAAQPKDAEEMRKFLGQNKKVVFTLIQKFRYDKGKKYPHLFNPDEREIIVIVDEAHRTQYKSLAENMRAGLKGAHFLAFTGTPLLGKERKTNSWFGGYVSEYNFQQAMEDEATVPLFYEKRVPEMLIQNDDLGDEFYELLEDENLDEAQQQKLERKFAQEMEVIKRDSRLETIAKDIVYHFPRRGYMGKGMVISLDKFTAVKMYDKVQRLWKEEIKNLRGLISRSTSEIEKERLKKMLEYMKSVEMAVVISDPKADEERYEKAKLDIKPHIKRLESLDQHGHDIEYNFKDPENPLQLVFVCAMWLTGFDAPSVSTLYLDKPMKDHTLMQTIARANRVASHTIRGYNGQLVEKKNGEIVDYYNVFRNMKKALKDYAQGEEEDEEKSPVQEKGELFKLLDDAIAQAIGFCRERNINLESILEENNTFKNIENFQSYADILLSKDEWRKSFYVYDNTVSALYEACKPEIFSQPPRLMIAVMQYLRGVIDSHIEKADIDEVSRKIAELLDESVVVDNAEKFAIKEHQAEYQIVQKGKVWDLSKIDFEKLRADFAVVQYKNIEIAEMRAFIEDKLRQMLEQNHTRIDFAQRLQEIIDKYNSGGSSTENYFDDLVKFTESMKEEDERHAREGLSEDELELYDVLKKEKLTKAEEQKVKLAAKHLITRLKEGQPKVLVQDWWKDTQSKEIVRDTVRKVLNEDLPESYDRVIFNEKSENVFEMILGFAAQGQRWAA, from the coding sequence ACCCCACCATCCCTGCAAACATCATCGAGAGTGTTGTCGAGAAGATTATGGATCGTCGCGGGGCGATGTCCTCTATCGCCGCTAACCGTGAACTCGATAACCTGATCCGAAACGGTGTCCCCGTGAGCTATGATGATGCACAGGGGGTTAAACAAAACGAGAGCGTCCGTTTGATCGATTTCAACGATTCACGAACCGCTGAGGGGGCAAATGAGTATCTCGCCGTTTCACAGCTCTGGATCAAATCGACAGGACAATCACCTAAAGCTGCCTACCGACGACCGGATGTGATCTTGTACGTCAACGGGTTGCCGATCGTGTTTATCGAGCTGAAAAACTCCAACGTCAAACTCCGATCTGCGTATGATGATAACCTCACCAACTACAAAAACGATATTCCTCAGCTCTTTCATACGAACGCGTTTTGTATCTTTTCCAATGCTATCGAGACGAAAGTGGGGAGTTTCACCGCAGGGTGGGAACACTTCTTTAACTGGCTACGGGTCGATGATGAAAAAGAGAAAGTGGATCGTAAACAGATCGCCCGTGAGGGGACGAGTCTGGAGTATGCGGTGGCGGGGTTGTGTCAGCCCTACAAGCTGCTCGATTATGTTGAAAACTTCATCCTCTTTCACAAAGAAAACAGCAAGATTATCGCCCAAAACCACCAGTTTATCGGGGTCAATAATGCGTATGAACGGTTTTTGAACCGTAAAGAGCTGGATGGAAAACTGGGGGTTTTCTGGCATACGCAGGGATCGGGGAAAAGCTTTTCGATGATCTTCTACGCTCGAAAGATATTTCGCAAGGTGACGGGGAATTTCAGCTTCGTCGTTGTCACCGACCGCCAAGACCTAGACGGTCAGATATACCGAAATTTTGTTAACACGGGGACGGTAACGAAACAAGATGCCGCCCAACCCAAAGATGCCGAAGAGATGCGTAAATTTCTAGGGCAGAATAAAAAAGTGGTCTTCACCCTGATCCAAAAATTCCGTTACGACAAAGGGAAAAAATATCCACACCTCTTTAACCCCGATGAACGCGAAATCATCGTTATCGTCGATGAGGCACACCGTACCCAGTACAAATCTCTCGCCGAAAATATGCGCGCTGGACTCAAAGGGGCGCATTTCCTCGCTTTTACGGGGACACCGCTGTTAGGTAAAGAGCGCAAAACGAACAGTTGGTTCGGGGGATACGTCTCGGAGTATAATTTTCAACAGGCGATGGAGGATGAGGCGACGGTACCGCTGTTTTATGAGAAGCGGGTTCCTGAAATGTTGATCCAAAACGATGATCTGGGTGATGAGTTTTACGAACTGCTCGAAGATGAAAACCTCGACGAGGCTCAACAGCAAAAACTGGAGCGAAAGTTCGCCCAAGAGATGGAGGTGATCAAGCGTGATAGTCGTTTGGAGACCATCGCCAAAGATATCGTTTATCATTTCCCGCGTCGGGGGTATATGGGCAAGGGGATGGTGATTTCACTCGATAAATTTACCGCCGTTAAAATGTATGACAAAGTACAGCGTCTCTGGAAAGAGGAGATCAAAAACCTACGGGGGCTTATCAGCAGATCGACCAGTGAGATCGAAAAAGAGCGGCTCAAAAAAATGCTCGAGTACATGAAGTCGGTCGAGATGGCAGTGGTGATCAGTGATCCCAAAGCCGATGAAGAGCGATACGAAAAAGCGAAGCTCGACATCAAGCCACATATCAAACGGCTGGAATCGCTCGATCAGCACGGGCACGACATCGAGTACAACTTTAAAGACCCTGAGAATCCTCTACAGCTCGTGTTTGTGTGCGCGATGTGGCTGACGGGGTTTGATGCTCCGAGCGTCTCAACTCTCTATCTCGATAAACCGATGAAAGATCACACCCTCATGCAGACGATAGCACGGGCAAACCGTGTTGCCTCCCACACGATACGAGGATATAACGGACAGTTGGTCGAGAAGAAAAACGGGGAGATTGTCGACTATTACAACGTCTTTCGAAATATGAAAAAGGCGTTAAAAGATTATGCCCAAGGGGAAGAGGAGGACGAGGAAAAATCGCCTGTCCAAGAGAAGGGGGAACTTTTCAAGCTCCTCGATGATGCGATAGCCCAAGCCATCGGTTTTTGCCGTGAGCGAAATATCAATTTAGAATCGATTCTCGAAGAGAACAACACGTTTAAAAATATCGAAAACTTCCAATCCTATGCCGATATTTTATTGAGTAAAGACGAGTGGCGCAAATCGTTTTATGTGTATGACAACACGGTGTCGGCTCTGTATGAAGCGTGCAAGCCTGAGATATTCTCCCAACCGCCTCGTCTGATGATCGCTGTCATGCAGTATCTGCGCGGGGTAATCGATTCGCATATCGAAAAAGCCGATATCGACGAAGTGAGTCGCAAGATCGCCGAATTACTTGATGAGAGTGTTGTCGTCGATAATGCCGAGAAGTTTGCGATTAAAGAGCATCAAGCCGAATATCAGATCGTCCAAAAAGGGAAAGTGTGGGATTTAAGCAAAATCGATTTTGAAAAGCTTAGAGCCGATTTCGCCGTGGTTCAATACAAAAATATCGAAATCGCCGAGATGCGCGCTTTTATCGAAGATAAACTCCGTCAAATGTTGGAACAAAACCACACCCGAATCGATTTCGCCCAAAGGCTCCAAGAGATTATCGATAAGTACAATTCTGGGGGATCATCCACCGAAAATTATTTTGATGATTTGGTGAAATTTACCGAGAGTATGAAAGAGGAAGATGAGCGCCATGCACGCGAAGGGTTGAGTGAAGACGAACTCGAACTTTATGACGTACTGAAAAAAGAGAAGCTGACCAAAGCAGAAGAGCAAAAAGTGAAGCTAGCGGCCAAGCATTTGATCACACGGCTCAAAGAGGGGCAGCCTAAGGTTCTGGTACAGGATTGGTGGAAAGACACGCAGAGTAAAGAGATCGTCAGAGATACCGTTCGTAAAGTTTTGAACGAAGATTTACCTGAGAGTTATGATCGTGTCATTTTTAACGAAAAAAGCGAGAATGTTTTTGAGATGATCTTAGGGTTTGCGGCACAAGGTCAGAGATGGGCGGCGTAG
- a CDS encoding peptidylprolyl isomerase, with the protein MAWATARHILVSSEAECNELKKQIEEGLSFAEAAADNSQCPSGRKGGDLGRFTPGQMVPEFDKAVFNGDVGVLYGPIKTQFGYHLLEVTARG; encoded by the coding sequence ATGGCATGGGCAACCGCACGACATATTTTAGTCAGTAGCGAAGCAGAGTGTAATGAACTCAAAAAACAGATTGAAGAGGGTCTCTCTTTTGCCGAAGCAGCAGCAGACAACTCCCAATGCCCATCGGGACGCAAAGGGGGAGATTTAGGACGTTTTACCCCTGGTCAAATGGTTCCAGAGTTTGACAAAGCGGTATTCAACGGCGATGTCGGTGTCCTATATGGTCCGATCAAAACCCAATTTGGCTACCATTTGCTCGAAGTAACTGCAAGAGGGTAA
- a CDS encoding NAD(P)/FAD-dependent oxidoreductase, which translates to MQNTSQTSYNLIVVGAGAAGMIAAITAARLGKRVVLLEKLKHIGAKLKATGGGRCNLTNTLSNEDFMQRFGRDGRFMTPALNALDHKALISFFAQIGVKSHAPDGYRVFPISHSALTIITALEEEMKRLGITVVCSERVESLVSDGESVSGVSTATTTYSAPNVIIATGGLGYPQLGAEGDGFTLASQAGHTITDLYPAMMPLKTKEVWGEGCRADTIPKVEIKIDLPKAKNIRAKGDLIFTSTGIRGPVVLDIAREINPYLSKHGGVPILINMTKGMNEDQLLNHIKNEIHKHPEQSILTHIQTLLPESVGRALCILADADPQSGFNKLSGAVRDRLIKLLAWTPLTVIGHDGFKMAMITRGGVSLKEISPDTMESKILRGLYFCGEVMNLDGPCGGYNLQWSFSSGYLAGHLGNKATI; encoded by the coding sequence ATGCAAAACACCTCTCAAACCTCATATAATCTCATCGTTGTCGGTGCCGGTGCGGCAGGAATGATTGCCGCAATCACTGCCGCCCGACTGGGAAAGCGTGTAGTATTACTCGAAAAGCTCAAACACATCGGTGCTAAACTCAAAGCAACCGGCGGTGGTCGGTGCAATCTTACCAATACCCTCTCCAATGAAGATTTTATGCAGCGATTCGGTCGGGACGGTCGCTTTATGACCCCTGCACTAAACGCACTGGATCATAAAGCCCTTATCTCTTTTTTTGCCCAAATCGGTGTGAAGAGTCATGCCCCCGATGGGTATCGTGTTTTTCCGATTAGTCACAGTGCACTCACCATCATCACTGCCCTCGAAGAGGAGATGAAACGCCTTGGAATCACCGTAGTATGTTCAGAGAGGGTAGAGTCACTCGTGAGTGATGGAGAGAGCGTTTCGGGTGTTAGTACCGCGACAACAACTTATAGCGCTCCAAATGTCATTATCGCGACGGGAGGTTTAGGGTATCCGCAACTGGGAGCAGAGGGGGATGGATTTACACTCGCATCCCAAGCGGGTCACACCATCACCGATCTCTACCCTGCTATGATGCCTCTCAAAACCAAGGAGGTGTGGGGAGAAGGATGCCGTGCCGATACAATTCCTAAAGTCGAAATCAAAATCGATCTCCCAAAAGCCAAAAATATTCGTGCCAAAGGGGATCTTATCTTTACCTCTACAGGTATTCGAGGGCCAGTGGTTCTCGATATTGCCCGTGAGATTAACCCCTATCTTTCCAAACACGGTGGAGTTCCAATACTAATCAATATGACCAAAGGGATGAACGAAGATCAACTCCTCAACCACATCAAAAATGAGATACACAAACATCCTGAGCAGTCAATATTAACACATATACAAACACTCCTCCCCGAATCAGTAGGACGTGCTTTATGCATCTTGGCAGACGCCGATCCGCAAAGCGGATTTAATAAACTTTCAGGTGCTGTACGTGATCGCCTCATCAAACTTCTCGCATGGACTCCACTAACCGTCATCGGACATGATGGGTTCAAGATGGCGATGATTACCCGAGGCGGGGTGTCGCTAAAAGAGATATCTCCCGATACGATGGAGAGTAAAATTTTACGAGGGCTTTACTTTTGCGGTGAGGTGATGAACCTCGATGGACCATGCGGTGGATATAATTTGCAATGGTCCTTCTCCAGCGGGTATTTAGCGGGGCATTTAGGAAATAAAGCCACAATATAG
- a CDS encoding extracellular solute-binding protein — translation MKKILLGLLLLGTYLFGSSNVLYVYNWSEYLPAKVIKQFEKESGIKVKYSTYDSNEAMYAKIKTDKKSSYDIIVPSTYFVSKMAKEGLLAPIDKTKLPNFVNLDKTLLYKPFDPKNDYSIPYLWGSTGVSYNSALLGKNAVTSWGDLWNPKYKKSVLLTDDLREVFGMTLKVLGYSANDTDPKHIEQAYQKLLLLRPNVKVFNSESPKQVYLSEEVKLGMNFNGENYMANKESPDLKYVYPKEGIMLWVDSLVIPKNSQNIDNAHKFINFILRPEIGKIISEEIGYASPNAASVKLLPKAVQANRIIYPIAQDLTNSEFQTDIGSAVKVYEKYWERFKAGK, via the coding sequence ATGAAAAAAATCTTACTAGGCTTGTTGCTACTGGGCACCTACCTGTTTGGTTCGAGCAATGTTTTATATGTATACAATTGGAGCGAGTATCTACCCGCAAAAGTTATTAAACAGTTTGAAAAAGAGAGTGGAATTAAAGTTAAATATTCCACCTACGACAGCAATGAAGCGATGTACGCCAAAATCAAAACCGATAAAAAAAGCAGTTACGACATCATTGTCCCCTCCACCTATTTTGTGAGCAAAATGGCAAAAGAGGGGCTACTCGCACCTATCGATAAAACAAAACTCCCCAATTTTGTCAACCTCGACAAAACGTTGCTCTATAAACCGTTTGATCCTAAAAATGATTACTCTATCCCTTATCTATGGGGAAGTACCGGAGTCTCTTACAACTCGGCATTACTCGGTAAAAATGCGGTCACATCATGGGGCGATTTGTGGAATCCGAAATACAAAAAATCGGTTCTTCTCACCGATGATTTACGCGAAGTATTCGGTATGACACTCAAAGTTTTAGGATACAGTGCGAACGATACCGATCCAAAACACATTGAGCAAGCATACCAAAAACTTCTTCTTCTCCGCCCTAATGTCAAAGTGTTCAATTCTGAATCACCAAAACAGGTCTATCTCAGCGAAGAGGTAAAACTTGGAATGAACTTTAACGGTGAAAACTACATGGCAAATAAAGAGTCTCCCGATCTCAAATACGTCTATCCTAAAGAGGGGATTATGTTGTGGGTAGATTCTTTGGTCATCCCTAAAAATTCTCAAAACATTGACAACGCCCATAAATTTATCAACTTTATCCTCAGACCGGAAATCGGAAAAATCATCTCCGAAGAGATTGGATATGCTTCTCCAAACGCTGCATCGGTAAAACTTCTCCCAAAAGCGGTTCAAGCCAATCGTATCATCTACCCTATTGCGCAAGATTTAACGAATAGCGAATTTCAAACCGATATCGGTAGTGCTGTCAAAGTCTATGAAAAATATTGGGAACGTTTCAAAGCGGGAAAATAA
- the potA gene encoding spermidine/putrescine ABC transporter ATP-binding protein PotA yields MNKILLQLQNIHKSYEGNSVLKNINLDIYNGEFLTLLGPSGCGKTTMLRIIGGFEEIDSGLLTFEKKDISQLPPNKRSFNTVFQSYALFPHLNVYDNIAFGLKMKKVPKEEIQSEVQNALSLVRLEQFGQKMVNELSGGQQQRVAIARAIVNKPSILLLDESLSALDFKLRKMMQIELKQMQRKLGITFVFVTHDQEEALSMSDRIVVMNHGVIEQIATPKEVYENPKNIFVANFIGQTNLLDSSLIDADQALFEVEGKQMALEHFISKTSAKNFTILIRPEDFRCERNLEDIKSTNYFEGELKEIIYKGVTIDLVIELVSGKIIFASEFYNEESDALDYKEGQKLYIYWHDGWESILED; encoded by the coding sequence ATGAACAAAATTTTACTACAACTTCAAAACATACATAAATCCTATGAAGGTAATTCTGTACTCAAAAATATCAATTTAGATATATATAACGGCGAATTTCTAACCCTATTAGGACCAAGCGGTTGTGGAAAAACAACCATGTTACGTATTATCGGCGGTTTCGAAGAGATTGACAGCGGTCTATTAACTTTTGAAAAAAAAGATATCTCTCAGCTTCCCCCTAATAAACGGAGCTTTAACACCGTATTTCAAAGTTATGCATTGTTTCCCCATCTCAATGTTTATGACAACATTGCATTTGGATTAAAAATGAAAAAAGTTCCGAAAGAGGAGATTCAAAGCGAAGTTCAAAATGCCCTTTCATTGGTTCGACTCGAACAGTTCGGACAAAAAATGGTCAATGAGCTCTCCGGAGGGCAACAGCAACGTGTCGCCATAGCCAGAGCCATCGTCAATAAACCCTCTATTTTACTGCTCGATGAGAGTTTGAGTGCTCTGGATTTCAAACTTCGTAAAATGATGCAGATTGAACTCAAACAGATGCAGCGTAAGCTTGGGATTACTTTTGTATTTGTTACCCACGATCAAGAAGAGGCACTGAGCATGAGTGATCGTATTGTGGTCATGAATCATGGGGTAATAGAGCAAATCGCTACCCCAAAAGAGGTGTATGAGAATCCTAAAAATATTTTTGTTGCCAATTTTATCGGTCAGACAAATTTACTCGATAGCTCATTAATCGATGCCGATCAAGCGTTGTTTGAAGTAGAAGGAAAACAGATGGCATTAGAGCATTTTATCTCTAAAACTTCTGCTAAAAATTTTACGATTTTAATACGTCCCGAAGATTTCCGATGCGAACGGAACCTCGAAGATATAAAATCAACCAACTATTTTGAAGGGGAACTCAAAGAGATTATTTATAAAGGGGTGACCATTGATTTAGTCATCGAACTTGTCAGTGGAAAAATTATTTTTGCGAGTGAATTTTACAACGAAGAGAGTGATGCACTAGATTATAAAGAGGGGCAAAAGCTCTATATTTATTGGCATGACGGATGGGAAAGTATCCTTGAAGACTAA
- the potB gene encoding spermidine/putrescine ABC transporter permease PotB: MKTKIGFFGNFSIFTISSWLIVFGLLPFLLVFIASFLTRGDEEFILYIFSFESYIKIFDPLYLDVFLISFKLSIISTILCLILAFPFAYFLSQVSKKYTSALLVLTIIPFWTSSLVRTYALVVILKTKGVLNAALMGIGLINEPLEIIYTDVAVIIGMVYTLLPFMILPLYASFEKFDKRLIEAAHDLGANKTSVMLRIIIPLVSPGIIAGISLVFLPSLGMFFISDLLGGANNLVIGNFIKNQFLTFRDWPFGSVASVLLTLLMLGLIWLYSLADKLTKKRNSELF, encoded by the coding sequence TTGAAGACTAAAATCGGTTTTTTTGGAAATTTTTCCATATTCACTATCTCATCATGGCTTATCGTCTTTGGTTTATTGCCTTTTTTATTGGTCTTTATTGCCAGTTTTTTAACCCGTGGAGATGAAGAATTTATCCTCTATATTTTCAGTTTTGAGAGTTATATTAAAATCTTCGATCCACTCTATTTGGATGTTTTTTTAATCTCTTTTAAACTCTCTATTATCTCAACGATTCTGTGTCTGATTTTGGCATTCCCGTTTGCCTATTTCCTCTCACAAGTCTCTAAAAAATACACTTCTGCCTTACTCGTTTTAACCATCATCCCTTTTTGGACCAGTTCATTGGTTCGAACCTACGCGTTAGTGGTTATTTTAAAAACCAAAGGTGTTTTGAATGCCGCCCTTATGGGTATAGGGCTCATCAATGAACCGCTTGAGATTATTTATACCGATGTTGCCGTGATTATCGGTATGGTATATACACTCTTGCCTTTTATGATTTTGCCGCTCTATGCCTCTTTTGAAAAGTTTGATAAACGTCTGATCGAAGCGGCTCATGATTTGGGTGCGAATAAAACCTCCGTCATGCTCCGTATCATTATCCCCCTCGTCTCACCGGGGATTATCGCCGGTATCAGTTTGGTATTTCTCCCCTCTTTGGGTATGTTTTTCATCTCCGACTTACTCGGTGGAGCCAATAATCTGGTTATCGGGAACTTTATTAAAAATCAGTTTTTAACTTTTAGAGATTGGCCGTTTGGAAGTGTTGCTAGTGTTCTTCTTACCTTATTAATGCTAGGTTTGATTTGGCTCTATTCATTAGCCGATAAATTGACAAAAAAGAGAAACAGTGAACTTTTTTAA